A DNA window from Haliovirga abyssi contains the following coding sequences:
- a CDS encoding flotillin family protein, with the protein MIEFILYVVGIVVFLLFIGIPMILSMFYKKVVQGKTIVRNGIGGSKVSFSGIWVIPILHKFEKMDICVKRVEIAREGKEGLICKDNLRADIRVAFFVKVNHTEEDVLRVAKSLGTEKASDTVTLMEFFDAKFSEALKTVGKKFDFVQLYTERDKFKDEILQVIGTDLNGYILEDAAIDYLEQTDINLLNPDNVLDAEGIKKITDLTAKQLVMANQIKRDKEKTIVEQDVTAREAILELEKQKSEAEEKQNREIENIKSRENAQIKIIQEEEKLKSENARIKVEEELMIAEENKNRQIIIAQKSKEATEAVETERVEKQRLLEATEKEKLVSLAQIEKDKKIETENKNIKEIIKDRVIVEKSVVEEEEKIKDTKELAEAKRKKGVSITAAEADAEVQGIEKVKSAEAEKESATILAEKEIIVADTELKTSHKKAEATKILADAKSEEAAIVGISEARVLKAKAEAYTAEGQSKATVIKLEAEATAKSIELKGLAEAKTTKEKALAEAEGITKKAEAMKKLDSVGKEHEEFKLKLNKEKEVELAEINIQKDVAVSQAEVVKEGLKNSNIDIVGGDTIFFDKLVKSITLGKQVDRVIDNSDVLKNINDTFFDGDAENFKKQLKSFVSNFNLNTEDVKNLTISSAISKMMKNSPNKNDFFNGILDKVNKIGIGDKLVSTIMD; encoded by the coding sequence ATGATTGAGTTTATTTTGTATGTGGTAGGTATTGTAGTTTTTTTGTTATTCATTGGAATACCAATGATTTTAAGTATGTTTTATAAGAAGGTAGTTCAAGGGAAAACCATAGTTAGAAATGGAATAGGAGGTTCAAAAGTTTCTTTTTCTGGAATATGGGTAATTCCTATATTGCATAAATTTGAAAAAATGGACATTTGTGTTAAAAGAGTAGAAATTGCTAGAGAAGGTAAAGAGGGTTTGATTTGCAAGGATAATTTAAGGGCAGACATAAGAGTAGCTTTTTTTGTAAAAGTAAATCATACTGAAGAGGATGTTTTGAGGGTTGCTAAATCTTTAGGAACAGAAAAAGCGTCTGATACTGTAACTTTAATGGAGTTTTTTGATGCTAAATTTTCAGAAGCATTAAAAACAGTGGGTAAAAAATTTGATTTTGTGCAATTATATACTGAAAGAGATAAATTTAAAGATGAAATTTTACAAGTTATAGGTACTGACTTAAATGGATATATTTTGGAAGATGCTGCAATTGATTATTTGGAACAAACAGATATTAATTTATTAAATCCTGATAATGTGTTAGATGCAGAAGGGATTAAAAAAATAACAGATTTAACAGCGAAACAACTTGTAATGGCAAATCAAATAAAAAGAGACAAAGAAAAAACTATTGTAGAACAAGATGTAACTGCAAGAGAGGCTATATTAGAATTAGAAAAACAAAAATCTGAAGCAGAAGAAAAACAAAATAGAGAAATAGAAAATATTAAATCAAGAGAAAATGCTCAAATAAAAATAATTCAAGAAGAGGAAAAATTAAAATCAGAAAATGCAAGAATTAAAGTAGAGGAAGAATTAATGATTGCAGAAGAAAATAAAAATAGACAAATTATAATAGCACAAAAATCAAAAGAAGCTACAGAAGCTGTAGAAACAGAAAGAGTTGAGAAACAAAGATTATTAGAAGCTACAGAAAAAGAAAAATTAGTTTCTTTAGCTCAAATTGAAAAAGATAAAAAGATAGAGACTGAAAATAAAAATATTAAAGAGATAATAAAAGATAGAGTTATAGTTGAAAAAAGTGTAGTAGAAGAAGAAGAAAAAATAAAGGATACTAAAGAACTAGCTGAAGCTAAAAGAAAAAAAGGTGTTAGCATTACTGCAGCAGAAGCTGATGCAGAGGTTCAAGGCATAGAAAAAGTAAAATCAGCAGAAGCAGAAAAAGAAAGTGCTACAATTTTAGCAGAAAAAGAAATTATAGTTGCAGATACAGAACTAAAAACGTCACATAAAAAAGCTGAAGCTACTAAAATATTAGCAGATGCTAAATCAGAAGAAGCAGCAATAGTAGGAATATCAGAAGCAAGAGTATTAAAAGCAAAAGCGGAAGCATATACAGCTGAAGGGCAATCAAAAGCTACAGTTATAAAATTAGAAGCTGAAGCTACAGCAAAATCGATAGAATTAAAAGGATTAGCTGAAGCTAAAACTACAAAAGAAAAAGCATTAGCTGAAGCAGAAGGGATAACTAAAAAAGCTGAAGCAATGAAAAAACTTGATTCTGTTGGAAAAGAACATGAAGAATTTAAATTAAAACTTAATAAGGAAAAAGAGGTAGAACTTGCTGAAATAAATATTCAAAAAGATGTTGCTGTATCACAAGCGGAAGTTGTAAAAGAAGGACTTAAAAATTCTAATATTGATATAGTTGGAGGAGATACTATATTCTTTGATAAATTAGTAAAATCAATTACTTTAGGAAAACAAGTTGATAGAGTGATAGATAATTCGGATGTTTTAAAAAATATAAACGATACTTTTTTTGATGGAGATGCTGAAAATTTTAAAAAACAATTAAAATCATTTGTTTCTAATTTTAATTTAAATACAGAAGATGTTAAGAATCTTACTATATCAAGCGCTATATCTAAAATGATGAAAAATTCTCCAAATAAAAATGATTTTTTTAATGGTATTTTAGATAAAGTTAATAAAATAGGAATTGGAGATAAACTTGTCTCAACAATAATGGATTAG